A single window of Oreochromis aureus strain Israel breed Guangdong linkage group 7, ZZ_aureus, whole genome shotgun sequence DNA harbors:
- the slc35b4 gene encoding UDP-xylose and UDP-N-acetylglucosamine transporter, producing the protein MGPVFAVVLVFVGCCSNVVFLELLVRDFPGCGNIVTFAQFVFIALEGFIFETNFGRKKPAIPISNYVIMVTMFFTVSVINNYALNFNIAMPLHMIFRSGSLIANMILGIIILKKRYSASKYLSIALVSAGIFICTIMSAKQVNVSNEGSEDQGFYAFMHWLIGIAMLTFALLMSARMGIFQETLYKKYGKHSKEALFYNHCLPLPGFLLLSTNIYSHCVLFNQSTPVLIPGVELSVPIMWIYLLINVITQYVCIRGVFILTTECASLTVTLVVTLRKFLSLIFSIIYFQNPFTTWHWVGTAVVFVGTLLYTEVWSSVWAALRGPDAKEKKAE; encoded by the exons ATGGGGCCCGTGTTTGCcgttgttcttgtttttgtcGGCTGTTGTAGCAATGTGGTGTTTCTGGAGCTGCTTGTGAG aGATTTTCCAGGATGCGGCAACATAGTCACCTTTGCTCAGTTTGTCTTCATCGCATTGGAAGGTTTCATCTTTGAAACAAACTTTGGACGCAAGAAACCAGCAATACCTATCAG taactaTGTGATCATGGTGACCATGTTCTTCACTGTCAGTGTGATCAACAACTACGCTCTCAACTTCAACATCGCCATGCCTCTACACATGATCTTTAGATCA GGATCACTAATCGCTAACATGATCCTGGGAATAATCATCCTGAAGAAAAG ATATTCGGCCAGCAAATATCTGTCTATAGCCTTAGTTTCTGCAGGTATCTTCATCTGCACCATCATGTCTGCCAAACAAGTG AATGTGTCAAATGAGGGTTCAGAAGACCAAGGCTTTTATGCCTTTATGCACTGGCTTATAG GTATCGCCATGTTGACCTTTGCCCTGCTGATGTCTGCGAGGATGGGCATTTTTCAGGAGACGCTGTACAAGAAGTATGGAAAACACTCCAAAGAGGCGCTCTTCTACAAT CACTGCCTGCCTCTGCCGGGCTTCCTGCTTCTCTCCACAAATATCTACAGCCACTGCGTCCTCTTCAATCAAAGCA CTCCCGTGCTGATTCCTGGGGTCGAACTGAGCGTGCCGATAATGTGGATCTACCTGCTGATCAATGTCATCACACA GTACGTGTGCATCCGTGGTGTTTTCATCCTGACCACAGAGTGCGCCTCGCTGACAGTCACGCTGGTGGTGACGCTCAGGAAGTTCCTCAGCCTCATCTTCTCCATCATTTATTTCCAAAACCCCTTCACCACCTGGCACTGGGTGGGGACGGCCGTGGTCTTCGTCGGTACTCTTCTGTACACGGAGGTGTGGAGCAGCGTGTGGGCGGCTCTACGGGGACCCGATGCCAAAGAGAAGAAGGCAGAGTGA